In one Juglans regia cultivar Chandler chromosome 11, Walnut 2.0, whole genome shotgun sequence genomic region, the following are encoded:
- the LOC108982113 gene encoding receptor protein kinase CLAVATA1-like — protein MRNLTWVLLHVSLVFLLFSACSSSYSSDLEVLLKLKSAMTGPNVSGLVDWPENSSSPAAHCSFSGVSCDRDSRVVSLNVSCIPLCGFIPPEIGLLNKLVNLTIAADNLTGRLPVEIANLTSLKVLNISNNLFMGNFPGEFFLGMTELEILDTYNNNFSGTLPTELANLKRIKHLSLGGNFFSGPIPDVYSEIQSLEYLGLNGNSHTGKFPASLDRLSNLKEMYVGYFNAFDGGIPPELGSLSSLQVLDMASCNLTGEIPKSLNLLKNLQLLFLQINRLTGYIPPELSGLVSLRQLDLSINELAGEIPESFSTLTNITLINLFKNHLRGPIPAYFGDLPNLEVLQVWDNNFTFELPKNLGQNGKLKLLDVATNQLTGPVPLVLCAGGKLKNLILMENFFSGAIPMELGDCKSLTKIRIEKNLLNGTIPAGIFNLPSVEVVEVSDNYFSGELPPKISGDAIETLVLSNNRITGKMPPAIGNLKNLRTLSLEMNRLSGEIPSELFGLPNLININISANNHISGEIPTSIARCTSLSSIDFSRNNLFGEIPKEIAKLMLLSTLNLSHNRITGCIPEEMRDMSSLVSLDLSNNDLVGRVPSGFVIYDDSSFAGNPNLGPQSHFSCPSSPGEVQNSSQTHGRFCSPVLIACIAVFVTALLLVPPRSRHSHVSKGGTGIVERGKATSELTDIRRGLIAGNGGTHA, from the coding sequence atgaggaacTTAACTTGGGTTCTCCTCCATGTTTCTTTagttttcctccttttctctgCATGCTCTTCTTCGTATAGCAGTGACCTCGAGGTGCTATTGAAGCTCAAGTCAGCCATGACTGGACCCAATGTTTCGGGACTGGTGGACTGGCCGGAGAACTCTTCTTCTCCAGCAGCCCATTGCTCCTTCTCCGGAGTTTCATGTGACCGTGACTCGCGTGTTGTTTCTCTTAATGTGTCTTGTATTCCTCTCTGCGGTTTCATTCCGCCGGAGATTGGGTTGCTGAACAAGCTGGTCAACCTAACCATCGCCGCTGACAATCTCACGGGGAGACTTCCGGTGGAGATAGCCAACCTTACGTCACTCAAGGTCCTCAACATCTCCAACAACCTCTTCATGGGGAACTTCCCAGGAGAATTCTTCCTCGGAATGACGGAGCTGGAGATTCTCGATACTTACAACAATAACTTCTCCGGAACGCTTCCAACGGAGCTCGCGAACTTGAAAAGGATCAAGCATCTTAGTCTCGGCGGCAACTTCTTTTCTGGTCCAATTCCGGATGTGTACTCCGAGATTCAGAGCCTTGAGTACTTGGGCTTGAACGGCAACTCACATACTGGCAAGTTTCCGGCGAGTCTCGATCGGTTAAGTAATCTCAAAGAAATGTACGTGGGGTACTTTAACGCTTTCGATGGAGGTATTCCGCCGGAGTTGGGATCGCTCAGCTCGCTTCAAGTCCTCGACATGGCGAGCTGTAACCTCACCGGCGAGATTCCAAAGAGTCTGAACCTTCTGAAGAACTTGCAGTTACTGTTTTTACAAATCAACCGCCTCACAGGTTATATACCTCCTGAATTGTCTGGTTTGGTTAGCTTGAGACAGCTGGATCTTTCGATCAATGAACTCGCTGGGGAGATCCCAGAAAGTTTCTCAACGCTTACAAATATCACGCTAATTAATCTGTTTAAAAACCACCTTCGTGGTCCAATCCCTGCGTATTTTGGTGACCTTCCAAATCTTGAGGTACTTCAGGTATGGGACAACAACTTCACGTTTGAACTCCCAAAGAACCTGGGCCAGAATGGAAAACTCAAACTCCTTGATGTAGCGACGAACCAACTCACCGGTCCGGTTCCTCTGGTTTTGTGTGCGGGAGGTAAGTTGAAGAATCTGATTTTGATGGAAAATTTCTTTTCTGGGGCAATTCCCATGGAGCTCGGCGACTGCAAGTCGTTAACAAAAATCCGAATCGAGAAAAACTTACTCAACGGGACGATCCCGGCTGGGATTTTTAACTTGCCCTCGGTAGAAGTAGTCGAAGTCAGCGATAACTACTTCTCCGGTGAGCTTCCCCCCAAAATCTCAGGGGACGCTATTGAAACTCTTGTACTTTCCAACAACAGAATTACTGGGAAAATGCCTCCTGCGATCGGGAATCTCAAAAACCTGCGAACTTTATCACTGGAAATGAATAGACTTTCAGGTGAGATTCCTAGTGAACTGTTTGGTTTGCCCAATTTGATAAATATCAACATCAGCGCGAACAACCACATTAGCGGCGAGATCCCAACTTCTATCGCCCGCTGTACTTCTCTTAGCTCCATCGATTTCAGCCGAAACAATCTCTTCGGAGAAATTCCAAAAGAGATTGCGAAGTTGATGCTGCTCAGCACTCTGAATCTTTCCCATAACCGGATCACCGGCTGCATACCAGAGGAAATGCGCGACATGAGCAGCCTCGTATCCTTGGACCTATCCAATAATGATTTGGTGGGGAGAGTTCCTAGTGGTTTTGTGATATACGATGACAGTTCATTCGCTGGAAACCCAAATCTGGGTCCCCAGAGCCATTTCTCTTGCCCATCTTCACCTGGTGAGGTTCAGAATTCGAGTCAAACCCACGGTAGGTTTTGTTCTCCGGTGCTCATTGCGTGCATTGCAGTGTTCGTCACTGCTCTGCTATTGGTACCGCCTCGAAGCAGACACAGCCACGTAAGCAAAGGCGGCACAGGGATCGTGGAGCGCGGGAAGGCAACGTCAGAACTCACTGACATCCGACGTGGCCTTATTGCTGGCAATGGTGGAACCCATGCTTAA